A window of the Lactuca sativa cultivar Salinas chromosome 7, Lsat_Salinas_v11, whole genome shotgun sequence genome harbors these coding sequences:
- the LOC111890947 gene encoding probable long-chain-alcohol O-fatty-acyltransferase 5, whose translation MEFQEDIKNLVKVSLLASISLGYCYYVGKIIPKGFPRLLTIFPVILFFLSIPLLFNSVHLIGPLSLCISWLANFKLILFAFETGPLSSPSIPIFRFLSLACFPIGKSIPGKNPTHRSPLNYGIKALLLMTFLKVYHDHGDHMNPMIAWIFFAFSLYFFLDLLMTISSIVMEFLLGVKLDPQFDEPYLSTSLQDFWGRRWNVMVNRILHPTIYNPVRTMSARAIGHMWAPIPAILTTFAVSGLMHELIFFYFTRDWPTWDTMLFFCLHGVSLVMETTIKKFVNVKWSLPRHITAPLVVAFVLVTSYWLFFPELRRCKLVERAFEDYGAIAKIVTFVV comes from the coding sequence ATGGAATTCCAAGAAGATATCAAGAATCTTGTGAAGGTGTCTCTTTTAGCATCAATCTCTCTTGGTTATTGCTACTACGTGGggaaaatcattccaaaaggttttcCAAGACTCTTAACAATCTTTCCTGTCATTCTATTTTTTCTTTCCATTCCACTCTTGTTTAATTCCGTTCATCTCATAGGGCCACTTTCTTTATGCATCTCTTGGCTTGCTAATTTTAAACTCATCCTTTTCGCCTTTGAAACAGGACCCCTTTCCTCCCCTTCTATTCCCATCTTCCGATTCCTTTCCCTCGCTTGTTTTCCCATTGGAAAGAGCATTCCAGGGAAAAACCCAACCCATAGATCTCCTCTTAACTATGGAATTAAAGCTCTCCTTCTTATGACTTTCCTTAAGGTCTATCATGATCATGGTGATCATATGAACCCCATGATCGCTTGGATCTTCTTTGCGTTCTCACTCTACTTCTTTTTAGACCTCCTAATGACTATCAGTTCCATAGTAATGGAATTCTTACTAGGGGTTAAACTTGACCCCCAGTTCGATGAACCTTATCTGTCCACTTCCCTCCAAGATTTTTGGGGCAGGAGGTGGAATGTCATGGTCAACCGAATTCTCCATCCAACCATTTACAATCCAGTTCGTACAATGTCAGCTCGGGCCATCGGTCATATGTGGGCCCCAATACCAGCAATATTGACCACATTTGCAGTCTCGGGTCTTATGCATGaacttattttcttttatttcacACGAGATTGGCCAACGTGGGATACCATGCTTTTCTTTTGTCTACATGGAGTCTCGTTGGTTATGGAGACAACAATCAAGAAATTTGTTAATGTTAAATGGAGTTTACCCCGCCACATCACCGCCCCATTGGTGGTTGCATTTGTGTTGGTGACATCTTATTGGTTGTTTTTTCCTGAACTTCGACGATGTAAACTTGTTGAAAGAGCATTTGAAGACTACGGGGCAATAGCGAAGATAGTAACTTTTGTTGTATGA